The Arachis hypogaea cultivar Tifrunner chromosome 14, arahy.Tifrunner.gnm2.J5K5, whole genome shotgun sequence DNA window GTGTTTGTTTGATTGATAATTCTTTGCTTTCCAGGATgcaatccaaaaaaagaaagcaCATTATTGAGAATTCATCTTCTGAAAAAGAAACTGAATCCGATGACGAGTAAGATACATTGTAAagctatcttcttttttttttcattaaaattttatttgttaacaTAATCTTTTGCATGTACTATCAGAACTAAAGAAATACAATAATTTTTAAgagaatcaaaaaagaaaaaaaaagacaaatgaaAAGGTTGCATAAGAGTATGTTGATTTTCGGTGTATATTGGCAATGTTATTGTGTTTTTGTTGTTGATGAATGTTTGCTATCCCAGGATGCAGGAAAAAAGGACAGATATACCAGAAGGTGCGCTCCGCTCCACATAAGCTCACTATGATTCTTTGCAAACATATGATcctttatttgataaaatttgCTAAATCCTAATGTAATTAATTACTCTAGTTTTactgaataatatttattttgtccttAGAATGCCAGATGTGAACTTGGCAAGTAAAAATGATCCTAATGTTTATTTGTTAACATATTCTGCTTCTGATTctgtatatattatattttttagaaaaaaaagtccTTTAAtgatttattcaagaaaaaaaaggtaggaaaaaaaaaagaaaaaactgcgACTATGTAAGTTCTCATAAAATAGAGGTTGTATTTCTATTCAATGCTTGATGTGTATTCTGACatgattttggtatatttcaGGTTGGGAGATACAATGACCCAGCTCAAGAAAAAATGATTGTTCTTCGGAAAGAGACACATTCATAATCCGAACCACTCGACATGTGAGTTTTCCAACTTACTTTCAACCTTCTAATATTCTATTTTAAGAAACTTtattgactttttgtttttgtcttgGTTAGACTTCCACTACAAATATGTGCACCTCCATCAGAGACAACAACATCAAGCACTCTGCAAAAAATCCCAACCCCTGCAAAGTCTCccgcaaggaatttaaagaagaAACAATTAATACGTAAGGAATAATACTTTTGATGTATCTAGTTTGTCTTTGGATTTATTCGTGCATGGTTTAATGGGTTACATGTCTTTTACATAGGTGTATTTGGTTCTTGTTTTGGTGTATTTCTTCTGAATTGAGGtgcaattgttttttttttttaatttaattccttttctgtaaTCCTGTAGCACTCCACAACCCAATGAACCTGCTGAAAACACACCAACAGAGCCAGCAACTCCTTCTAAAATGTAAGTTTCACACAATACAACtctttttcaatatcttttgtCTATTCTTATACTCTTTTATATGTCACCATGTAGTCATCCACCCCCTTAAGCCACTGTTGTATTAATGATGGTTGCCAAGGCAGCATCATTTGTAAAGCATGACTTTCCTACGCCATCCTTCAGCCTTAGCTTTTTATGAATCTAGTCAAGAAGATACACTAACTCAGGAGGGTCCACTAGCAGCTGAGAAGGGAAAAACTCAAGAGATCCCGATATTGATTGAAGAATTAGAAGAGCTGGTGGAGCAGGTTGTAAATACTGGGGTTGCGGTAGCGTTAAATTTTGCTGAGGATAAAAGTCCTCCACTCCAAAAGTTGCAGCCCACTGAGCGCTTTGTTGACAAGTTTGAAACTCCTACGAGGTGAGCGAAGTATCGGGCGACCTTAAAGAAAAATGCTTTCTTTGGGCCACAAATATCAAGACCTATGACGAGGAAAGCAGTAATGAGTGGGATGTAATATGCATCCTCAACCATCAACATCcgctaaaaataacaaaaaggcaCTTTACATCTTTAAAAGCCAATACATATATTGAAAACCAAGTAATCTTAGAATaacattaataattttattatgagTTGTTGTGCCATGTATGTAATAACTTTGGGTTTTTTTCCTAGATTGTCTCTGCAATGTGTCTTCTTCTGAACAAAAAAAGAACTAAAAGATTTGaagaacaaatatactgtctctcCCCTAATATTGTGGTAAGATGTAGTAAATTCAAATTTCGGTGTATTGTTATGATGTATTGTGTGTTATAActgtttcttttgttgttataCAAATTCTGTAGAATTTGGCTTTGGGGAATCATAAGGGCGTGTTCAAATAGCCAAAAACAAACAAGCCCTTTGATATTCAAGACTACAATATGTCTATCCCATATCTGGACATGAAAAAGTTAGCATTCCATCCATTTGTAAGTTTTCATTTATAAAGCTTCTTAATACAATTCTTTCATTAGGtgccaattaaactaaaaaaattgttcTCTCTGGCCAAACTTCAGATATTTGCCCCAGTTTGCTATGCAGAATATTAGTGGATATGGATGGCAGatgttagaaacaagaaattTCATATCCTTGACCCATATCACAAAAAGTCTCCATCGAAAGAAAGAACGCAACTtaataaatttgttgtaagtttcttttgttttctttataaATTCCTTGGTTTCTGTCTGTTGTTAGCAATATAAAAATTCGGTGTAGTTCTGTTTGAAATAAGGTGTACTATTGGATCATTTTGGtgtaatttggttttaaatatagtcttttttatattttgtttttttttgggttttaaggCTACATGATTTCAAGGATGAGGGTATTTGTCGGAGGATAACCTCTGAGAAAAAAAGGATGATGAAATTGAACCACCATATGTTAACATTGTTGGCCAACGTACCAAGTATAAATCTTTCTCTCTGAgaaattttgtgttttctcttATTGTCCTATTTTACTttgctaatttatttttgtttttagctACGATTGTGCCATTTATATGATAAAATGGCTCGAGGTAATTGAACCATaaaaacatcaaaaagggaaAATATGAATGGGACAATTAGACACAGGCAACTATGtttaaaaatagataactctatattactttactaaattaacgaagtttaataaaagaaatttttttgcaGAAGTGGATCATTTCAGAGTTGAATATGCTTCGCTGATTCTATTTGATGAAATGAATCGACTCAGAGATAGAGCTATTCAAGAAAGTGAAGCCATCAGATTGTCCAAGCTATCTGCAGTATTATTGAGTCCTTATTGTCAATTGGATTAAGAAGATATCGACAGTGAATAGTTTGAATGTCGTAGTCTGTTAAACATTGTGTACTAAATTGTATAGTTTGAACACATACTTTCTATAAATTGTATAGTTTGTGAATATTGAATCCaagttttttataaattttttttttttgcaaaaataaACTTCTATGAagctgtctgtgctgtattcaaatgCTGCTAATTACAGGTCCAAAAAATCCAGGGAAATAAGATTAAATAGACTAATACGCTGAATTCTTTTTATAACAccaaaaaataaccaaaatacacCAGAAACGCGTGCATACATATTTTTCTGTAAAATTTAACTAGAAGTTATGGAAATTCAGGAATTTGAATTGTTACCCTCCTTAAGTATTGAATTGTATATGTATTGTATTTAAAGCAAACAAATCCCTTTAGCTAGTTCAAAACACTAATTTCCAAACAAACAGCAACAtctcaaaaatatataaaaaaaaaaaacaaagaaaatatcaatAGGAAGAGCATGCAGAGTACACCAAAAAATATTTATTGGTACACCGAAATAGTGTCACGCTACACCTGAAAAACCATCCTATGCTACTGAATCTCTGAattgataattcataacatgtccatAATATTGGTTGGAATTTGATTGCACCACTAAACCACCATAAAAAAGGTTCAactgcaaaaaataaaataatatattagcaaaattattaacaaaaacaaaCACAATTACCCCCTGTTTAAAGAATATCACTTTTACCTCTCTTagagcttttgttttctttttctttgaagcatttgcaatctgtttttCCGTCTTTCAACCTAGTATTTTTGGGTCGTCCTATTGTTCTCACGCGTGGAGGGCTTTGAAGCTTGTTAATATCTTCCAAGGAAGCATCTTCGTGAGATAACAAAGATTTTCCCTTACTTTTGTCTTTGTGTTCTTTCATTTCAACCATAGCATTATCGTAAGTGCGGTGCAGATCGCAGTCAGCTCCTCAGATTCTGATGCAAATTCACAGATATTTTGTGAATGAAATACCAAATCGTTAAATCTCTTACTTCTTGGCTCTAACAgaggctcgtcgtggctgctcttgatatgTGTGTGCCTCTTCTTTACGTTCTTGCTCTATCGTTCCAATATATATCTCGGTGACACTTTGTTTACTCGCTCAAAGCTTAACGCGCTCAAAGAGTGACGGCATAATATCtctcttgactcgaataataatTGACTTCAGCTGATACCCTGTCGTgtgtaaccacaaacttgttgaatgttgagttaGAAACTTGTTCTATAACTTCATATACCATATAGCCTAGAGCGGAGTGCGTTGATCTTGTGATGTAATtcacctttcctctgaattgtgcttggactttCTTGAACTTCTCGTAAGTATACACTTGTTGAAATTGAGCTTCTATTGAGGATTTTGTTGCACACGATATGACGGTATGTAAATCTGCAGCAtccgattctctctctctctctctgctctcTTTTTCCTAGGCAATTATCGTACtgtttgatgaattggataagtGAGCTGTTCTGCGTAATgaacttgttaaaaaaaatatgcatGCTCTCACTCCTTTGTGTGGTTCTCATCCCAGCACAGAAGTGATGATTGAGATAAACTGGAATCCATAAATGACGATCTTCAAAAAGCTCTGCAAAAAacacctaaatcaaactaacataCACCGAAAAACATGCattttacacctctgctgcgcaGGCAAAAACACATACTGAAACTAACAGCATCACTTAAATCCTAATAAAAacaacattacctgaaagccacttgttatcCCCAAGGTCATACTTcatcagaaaatcattccaattcctatcaaataaaTCTTTTGtaagagagttccaaacaacatgactCATCTCGTGTTCAATTTCTTCGTGTCGCTtgtagccatttaatttacttagaatcttcttcatgatgtgccaaatacactaCCGGTGAATTGTTGTGGGTATACAAGCCTCAATAGCCCTTTGCATCGATGCGTATTGAACGGTAAGAATGCCTTTTGGAGCATTTTCTCCCATGCAACGAAACTAACATTCAAATAACAATTTAAATGATTGAATatcctcatttttcatcaaagtACATcccagaagtgttgactgaccgtggtgattcaccccgataAAAGAACTAAAAACCAGATTATACCTGAATACGACGACACAGAAACAACATCGTTAATCCACCGAAATAGTATATCTTTACATCGAAAATGGTACCAAATACACATAAACCAGAATAGCATATTACCTATTTGTATTGTAAGTGGTATCGAATGATATAACATCTCCAAAATACTCACAGGCAGCCCTACTTCTTTCATCGGCCCAAAAAACAATCTTAATCGACTGATCAACCTCGAGTTcaagctcgaaaaagaaattatgattcttctctttcattcttaataagtatttccCAAATTCTTTCGCTTCCTCTAGTtccgaaacattccgcacttctctcgtgatataatttctcacatctttttcaataaaacttaaCTCACGATGACCCTCGGCTGTTGTGACAAATGATTGATAtattttgcttggtctgattccGACTTTCTcttgttattctctattgtacgtcgtacggacatgcttagttccctgtgctgtttaaGCATCTCTGCTTGATTTGCACAACAGGGATGTGAAGGATGCAATACAACCTTCGAAATAATCCAAACACCAATGTCTTTTAATATTTGTATATAACTCTTGCAGGACAATTTAATCTAGCTGAGAGATTTGTCTTCTCAATTGGAGATATTTTCGATTTTCATTTCCCCTCTCTGCTATATGTAATCAATtggttcttaatttcatttcccttcttatttgtgctccaaactcttgtagaaaaatctGCAACTTTCGAATAATCTTTGTAAAATTTTGCAGCATCTTCAAGCGTGTTAAAAGTCATCCCAATCTTCGGAACAAGTTGCTCATCAACATCGCAGAGAAACTGCAAAATACACCGAAAATAGTCCACAATACACCATATTAAAAGCTAGCATATACCGAAGCTCATCAACAAAtagaaactaaaacaattcaactaTAGAATCATAAACTACAAACAAACTACATTATATAGATTCAAACCACACCTCACTACTTGAttcgattcaaaacaataatacaaTTCACTCTTGTTCAATTGAAAAGTCTgaacctataaatacactgaaaaGTCCCCACAAAACACCAAAATAGTTCTGATATACACCAAAACAAAAAATGCAAACAGATTCATCAGAACTCCTaaatacattcaattcaaaccatcaataaTGAAATTTTCACAAGCAATTTCACAACAATATTCACCTAcaaaatcataaactactaacgaaaatattaactagaattgaaccaTACCTCAGCCGCTTTattggattcaaaataataatccaCTTCACTCTGATTCAATTGACAGTctgaacttgaatcattcattatccTCAAAATTGATTTGagagcttgatttcaaaaacgAACATAGAGAACgaagaaaatcgaaaaaaacaaagaaagagaacACAGAGAGAACGCAGAAAAACGAAGGAAGAAAACCGCAGAGAACACAGAGATGAACAAAGGAAGAAAAATGCAGAGATGGAAGATCGAAAACGCTGACAAAATTCGAAAAAGGAAACGAAATCCTTAAAAAAAGCAGTTATATATTTGCGCGTTGATtgaaaaattagttaaattaagaCGCGCATGAGATGAATTAGGTTAAAAAGACTTGTAtagatttatttcaaaaaataactTATATGTAAAGAATATTTGATAATATTATAGAGGGGATAGGAGCTGATATATTGACCACGATCAATCACCAAAAAACATATATTGACCTCGATCATGCCCTAACACTAACAGAAAACTCGCgacgaaaaaaagaaagaaaacctcGTCCCGTCTGGGTTGGGTAAATTACCCGTGAATACGGGTGGAGTTTCCAATTTGCCATCCCAAAAATTAACTAgtcgttttttatttttgtttttcttagaCGATAGAAGTAGCGGTTTGTAATTGACAATTGTAAATCCTTAAATTTAGATGACAATAAAACCCATGCAACATAGCCGAAAATGTTGGTCACCGACCCAACCCATTTTTCAGCTCAGTTTGGGTTAAGGATGGCGAGAGGCGATTAGAAGAGGGTCATCTGTGGACTTGACTTTATGACCCGgtccatttatttatttattatttttttttctaattttctaatCTAAAATTCCAAACCTACTCGCTCTTATGATTTTCACTTCGaacaaaaaacacacacacggAAGCCACCGCCACAACCCCCCGAAGCCCGAGCTGCACGTCGCCGTCGAGCCCATCCCCGCCAAGACGCTATCAGCCGCCGGTTCCGTAGTTTCCGACGCACCCAACCTCGCAGCCCACGTCCTAGCCAGCCTCCCACTCCTTAATCTCCGGTCCGCCGTTCTTGGTTCACCGCCGGCGTCGTGGTTTCCCGTCGTTCCTTTCCGTCCGTGGTGCGCTGGATCCTTTCCAATGCTGAAATTCTTCAATTATTCTGATTGATTGCCTGGATCGTCCAATGCTTCCGCATATGGTATTCAGTTTGCATGTGTCCAATTTCTTCACATTTTAGCTTGTGGATATGCAGTGAACGCGCTTTATTAATGATCGGGAAAAAtgttttaggtttagtttttcaATTTTTCCTGCAATCGCACTGGATATGGGTGGTGCATTCAGTAACATTCGGTTGACTCAgatatattttgttgttgtttgtttcttTTGTGGTGTTTGCTAATTTTTGTTTGTCAAGTTGAAATTTTCTTTTGGAAAGATTGAGTAGGAGGAAGAGGTTTGGGGCTAAGTGTTATAAGATATTCTAGCTTGTAAAGGAATTTACGCAGTTGTTAGCCTTGATTTTCTGACTGAGATTTTCTGCTTTATATCTTTTCTTTGAGTGTTTAGTTGGTTACAGTTTGCATACTCTGTTGTTCTAATTTTTCTATTGCTAAGTGCCATTGTTATATGAAAAATTATCTGGAATGAGGCATCTGGTTGTGGACTTTAAATGATATTGAAGTTGAACTCGTGATTCAGTGGTTATTCAGAGGCCATGAATTTGGGATGGATTGTGCTGAAAGCTTCTCTTTGACTGtttttccatcatttcttcagAGGAATGTACATGGAAAAAATATGGAGAGTTTCTTATGGTTTGTCAGAGTCACATATGTTTCTCATAGAAGGTCTTTACAAACCCTAGTAAGGAGAGCGGATCAGATGGGGGATAGTCTAATGGCTAGAGATTAGGGGAGACCTAGGGACCATAGGTTTAGATGCTGATGGTTTAGATATAAATATGGTGTATTACATGTTATAATGTCCTTCCTGGTGGGGAAGGTtcaattttccttcttgtgtgtttCTCTTATAGTATTCCTATTTGTCTTGTTTTTACTAAAACTGAAGTAGTGTGTAGTGGTGACTGTTGGATGGAACTAAGTGACATGTAAAAGACAGAATATTCAGATATGATAACAAAATTAACCCGTGCTTCAATCTTACTTTCAAAGTCCTCCTTTTCAGATTGAATTATCTTTCATGCTTGAATGCTTCTGTGTTCAAGAGTGCTGGTGATATTCCCTCTTACTACAATATTGATGATAAAGTGGATAGTTCTGGAATGGAGATGAGCTGCCAAGAAAATGTTGGTGGTAGTGATATTCCTGCATGTTCTACAGCAGGGAATATTTCACATCAAGACCAGCGTTTCAGTAGCTATGTGCAGCAGCCTGCTTTTGTGAGTGGATGGATGTATGTGAATGAACAAGGGCAAATGTGTGGTCCATATATTCAGGAGCAACTATATGAGGGTTTAACTACTGGTTTCTTGCCATTTGAGCTTCCTGTCTATCCTATGATTAATGGCACAATAATGAACCCTGTGCCACTGAATTACTTCAAGCAGTTTCCTGACCATGTCTCTACTGGGTTTGCATATCTGAATTTGGGTTTCTCTGGCTCAAGGGTTCATACAAATGGTCCCTTGTCATCTATGGATATGGCAATATATGGGCAGAATCAATCTTTTGACAATGCTGCTCCTTTGGCTGTTAACTCTGGCTCGCAGTCAGTTCCGCATTCACATGGCAATTACTGCAGTAATGAACCTAACCACCAATTTTCAAAGTCAGAGTTGTTCAACAGTATGATATCTTCTCAGATGGTAGTGCATATCTGTGGGGTTTTGTCAAATTTAAGTCTGTTTGAATTACTAGTTTGTCTTTTTGATGggtgttttatttctttttcagtTAGGTGAAGAACGTTGTTGGCTTTATGAGGATGAAAAGGGCATGAAACACGGTCCACATTCTATTTCAGAATTGATTTCCTGGCACCATCATGGATATCTTCAAGACTCGTCAATGGTAAGATTCTAATATTTATTTTCTGAAACAATTTTATGAGCCGTATTCTTTGTTTAGGAAACGATTAATTATGTTTTACTACCGGGGTTCATGATTATCCTTTAGGTGCATCAAGAtatttttttccctctttttattgttattgttagttTGGAAGGTTGCAATTagattgttgttaattccttgtaaTCTATTCTTTTAACCTAAAATACAATTTTTATACCTGAAATGACCATTTTTGAATTGGATCCTTGATAATCATTTTGTTTTGATGATTGATCAGAAGTTGAAATTTGTCAGAAACTTGATGTAATTTGCTAGCTCGTATAAAAATATAATGTGATTGGTATGGTCAACCACTAGTTCTCATCCACATTAGCGTGTATTCCCAACTTAGCTCTTCCtgtccagttttttttttttcctctcatGTAAAACTGGATTTAATTGAAAGTTTCCTGGACTGCCGTGTAGCCTGTATATTTTTGTATGATTGAGTTTTGAAGTATGCCAAATTTCAAGGAAATTGTTATTTAACCTCCTCTTGACATTGAAGTGTGTAGTATCAGTATAGAttattgttcttttatatatatatcacacacacacaaaagaaAGTATATGTTACAAACCTATGATGTGGTATTTATATttaggaaaaaataaaatattaaacaaagTTGTTGGAATATTACTTTGTTGCTTTGGTTACCTGTGTTCTGTCCAGAGAAGGTAATGTTATTCTAGCAAAGccttttcatgatttttttatgttaatttacaGATATCTCATTTTGGCAATAAGTATGGTTCCTTTCTGCTAGTTGCTGCTGTAAATGCTCTGAAAGGGGATACATCTGGAACCATTTGTAGATCAGGTTCCAAAAACAATGAGCTTGGTGGTACGGTAAACTTAATCTGTGAAATATCTGAGGACATTTCTTCCCAATTGCACTTGGGTGTCATGAAAGCTGCCCGCAGAGTTGTGCTCGATGGGGTTATAAGTGATATTATTGCAGAATTTTTTACTGAAAAGAAACACAAGAGGCAGAAGCTTGATTCAACTAACCTGGCTTCTGAGACCTCTGTGGTTGACAGCAAAAGGGTGATGTTTTTTTTTCTATACATGTAGTGTTGTTCAAATTATATGCAGCATTATTAAGTTGTTGAATTTTTGCATTAACAGTCAAATGTTGCTGTGGAGATTAGTAAAGATACTGCTGTTCCGAGTGAGCATGCATCTTCCCATATTGCAGATGATCAGACTTGTCTTGAAATTTCTAGACCATCTTCAACAAGTATTAAATCGGTTGGAAGTGTTGAGAACTTTTGGTGGTCTTATGCTGTTGTACGTAAAGTACTTGTTGATTATTGCATGCAAGTCACGTGGAATGCTGTATTTTTTGACCCTCTAGCAGAGTACTTATGTTCCTGGAGGAAAAAGAAACTTTGGTCTCATCCTAATCTTCAAATATTTGTTAATGGTTATGGAGAATATGATGGAAAAACTAAATCTGAAGCCGTGAgtatcttttgcttttttttttttttttgcttcagtTGTCCCCATAATGATCATATAATTGTTCTGCAGTTGCTTGGGACAGGTTGTTCTAAATACCCTACCGATGGCTGTAATCAGTTTGGAGTGCTGACAACAGGAACAGATTCTCATTCTAAGTTACCTTCTTTATCTTCTAATGTACCCAAAGATGGAAATTTAATGGAAGGTCAAAGAGTTTCATGCACTTATAGTAACTCCAAAAATTTGACATGCATTATTGAAAGTGTGGAGAATGAGCTTCACTTCTCTTCAAAGGTGTCTTTAGCTGAATACTTTCGAAGTTTTGTTGAAAAGGAAGTGAACAAAATAATTCATTCCCCTCATGAAGACAAATTGAGTAAGGTAATGTGATTAGAAGTGTGCTtgttatttttatctttctttgctATATTATATTGAAGAATCCTTTAATTATTGTAGGTTGCTGTTAGTGTCTCTGGTTTCTCAGAACTACACACTGGTGAAACTCCTATGAAGGAAATTCTAAATGACAAGTTAGTAGCTACTGTTAAGGCTGAAGATTCAGTTTGTGAGCCTTCATTAGCAAATCATATGTCTAATGTATTCTCGAATGCATTTGAGGAGTTGTATGGAGGTGTAGAAGTAGTTGATGAAGGGGAAATTGGTGAACTTCCACCTGGATTTGAAGAGAACTTGCACACAATTTTCCCACCACCGAATTTGAAGATTCGACCTTCAAGGGTAGCTGAATGTAATCCTAAGATTACAGAATATGTTGCAACTGCACTGTGCCGACAAAAGTTGCATAATGAAGTCCTAGAAGAGTGGAAATCCGCTTTTTTTTATCCTACATTGAATCAAGCTTTTATGTCTAATAAGAAACGCAGTCATTCTGGTATTCATGAGGTTAGAGCTTCTCTCATTCTTATTAATGAGAGCTTAAATATGTTTATAGGGTTGTCTGCTTGTTATTACTTACAATAACTTAGATATGTTTTTGCTACCTGCCTTTGGTTTCTGGTTTAGTTTCATCTCATGTTGTGCCTGAGttgatttatttatctttttaatgttTGTAATCCTTTAGAAAGGAAaagcaaagaaagcaaggaaggaaCCTTTAAATGATGCTA harbors:
- the LOC112741823 gene encoding histone-lysine N-methyltransferase ATXR7 isoform X3 — its product is MVPCHLWIWQYMGRINLLTMLLLWLLTLARSQFRIHMAITAVMNLTTNFQSQSCSTLGEERCWLYEDEKGMKHGPHSISELISWHHHGYLQDSSMISHFGNKYGSFLLVAAVNALKGDTSGTICRSGSKNNELGGTVNLICEISEDISSQLHLGVMKAARRVVLDGVISDIIAEFFTEKKHKRQKLDSTNLASETSVVDSKRSNVAVEISKDTAVPSEHASSHIADDQTCLEISRPSSTSIKSVGSVENFWWSYAVVRKVLVDYCMQVTWNAVFFDPLAEYLCSWRKKKLWSHPNLQIFVNGYGEYDGKTKSEALLGTGCSKYPTDGCNQFGVLTTGTDSHSKLPSLSSNVPKDGNLMEGQRVSCTYSNSKNLTCIIESVENELHFSSKVSLAEYFRSFVEKEVNKIIHSPHEDKLSKVAVSVSGFSELHTGETPMKEILNDKLVATVKAEDSVCEPSLANHMSNVFSNAFEELYGGVEVVDEGEIGELPPGFEENLHTIFPPPNLKIRPSRVAECNPKITEYVATALCRQKLHNEVLEEWKSAFFYPTLNQAFMSNKKRSHSGIHEKGKAKKARKEPLNDATSGLGKMKEGAKGSSGVPLVNGKYTYHRKKLSHKELCSSQSASVDDSRPGKQNVCKLRNYVLGDLNETAKVKIAAKHGKASVVKGKKDKSNKSRSSIIVNGSTDGDRLSLKNKTSSKALKLSRTDGVVDAVKSNERRLSASTNNSVGMKKVVKSNTEDVLKSNEKKLSASTNNSVSMKKVAKSNCSDGTIKGKTAGHCSKQRPSANKMSKQKRKHSTDGMPSLHPAKSLKISNDGAKHGASKHATVARRNSAKSKPLNVSPRSDGCARTSIDGWEWHRWSQSATPAYRARVRGIACIQNKCIDSDNNLLQLSNNKGLSARTNRMKLRNLLAAAEGADLLKVPQLKARKKRLRFQRSKIHDWGLVAMEPIEAEDFVIEYVGELIRPRISDIRERQYEKMGIGSSYLFRLDDGYVVDATKRGGIARFINHSCEPNCYTKVISFEGQKKIFIYSKRHIAAGEEITYNYKFPLEDKKIPCNCGSRKCRGSLN